A region of Acidithiobacillus ferridurans DNA encodes the following proteins:
- a CDS encoding alpha/beta hydrolase translates to MSPSAERAFTLVHPNGDRVCGLIHENHTDPVGIFLPGFASHMEGTKSQILARNAQAQGWSWVRFDPRGVGRSDGPFQALTLSRYLADLRLILHNMLQDRPVLLVGSSMGGWLGTIAATRWPEQIRALLLIAPAYNFIQEIFRRLPAAERQAWEESNLRSWEDPYGLGELHMRFDLVADSWRYDLLRFPPHLHCPVEILHGSADEAVPIALSYRFAARTHAPELAIRPLPGVDHRLRGADATLLRSLQSLWNRIS, encoded by the coding sequence GTGTCCCCGTCGGCCGAAAGAGCTTTTACTCTGGTTCACCCCAATGGCGACCGCGTCTGCGGACTCATTCACGAAAACCACACCGACCCCGTCGGCATCTTCCTCCCTGGCTTCGCCTCCCATATGGAAGGCACCAAATCGCAGATCCTCGCCCGCAACGCGCAGGCGCAAGGCTGGTCCTGGGTACGCTTTGATCCACGTGGCGTCGGTCGCTCCGATGGACCCTTCCAGGCGCTGACCCTGTCCCGTTACCTGGCCGACCTCCGGTTGATTCTACATAATATGCTGCAGGATCGCCCGGTGCTGCTGGTAGGTTCCAGCATGGGCGGATGGCTGGGCACCATCGCCGCCACCCGATGGCCGGAGCAGATCCGCGCCCTGCTGCTCATTGCCCCCGCTTACAACTTCATTCAGGAAATTTTCCGACGTTTGCCCGCTGCCGAAAGGCAAGCGTGGGAGGAGAGCAATCTGCGCAGTTGGGAGGATCCTTACGGGCTCGGTGAGTTGCACATGCGCTTCGATCTGGTCGCGGACAGCTGGCGCTACGACCTGCTGCGCTTTCCGCCGCACCTGCACTGCCCGGTGGAGATTCTGCACGGCAGCGCCGATGAAGCCGTGCCCATCGCCCTCAGCTATCGGTTCGCCGCCCGCACCCATGCGCCAGAACTGGCCATCCGCCCCTTACCGGGCGTCGATCATCGCCTACGAGGCGCCGATGCCACGCTCCTGCGCAGCCTGCAATCTCTCTGGAACCGCATCTCCTGA
- the groL gene encoding chaperonin GroEL (60 kDa chaperone family; promotes refolding of misfolded polypeptides especially under stressful conditions; forms two stacked rings of heptamers to form a barrel-shaped 14mer; ends can be capped by GroES; misfolded proteins enter the barrel where they are refolded when GroES binds), with protein MPAKQVAFAEHAREKMLRGVNVLADAVKVTLGPKGRNVVLDKSFGAPTITKDGVSVAKEIELADKFENMGAQMVKEVASQASDEAGDGTTTATVLAQAIIREGLKAVIAGMNPMDLKRGIDKSVVVVVEELKKQSKPCKTQKEVAQVGTISANSDDSIGKIIAEAMEKVGNEGVITVEEGSGLANELDVVEGMQFDRGYLSPYFVNNQDKMVAELENPYILLHDKKISSIRDMLPILEQVAKSSRPLLIVAEDVEGEALATLVVNTMRGIIKVAAVKAPGFGDRRKAMLEDMAILTGGRVVSEEIGMKLESTTLADLGQAKKIVIDKENTTMIDGAGQQSEIKARVEQIRRQMEDASSDYDREKLQERVAKLAGGVAVIKVGAGSEMEMKEKKARVEDALHATRAAVEEGIVPGGGVALVRARQALKGFKTDNHDQDMGVAIIRRAIEEPLRQIVANAGGEGSVVLNKVVDGKDGYGYNAATDEYGDMFEMGVIDPTKVTRTALQKASSIAGLMITTEAMVTELPKKDDKAGGDMGGDMGGMGGMGGMGGF; from the coding sequence ATGCCAGCCAAACAAGTAGCCTTTGCTGAACATGCCCGCGAGAAGATGTTGCGTGGCGTTAACGTACTCGCCGATGCCGTCAAGGTCACCTTGGGTCCCAAGGGCCGTAACGTGGTACTCGACAAGTCTTTCGGTGCCCCCACCATTACCAAGGACGGCGTCTCCGTCGCCAAGGAAATCGAACTGGCCGACAAGTTCGAGAACATGGGCGCGCAGATGGTGAAAGAAGTCGCCTCCCAGGCTTCCGACGAAGCCGGTGACGGCACCACCACCGCCACCGTTCTGGCCCAGGCCATCATCCGCGAAGGCCTCAAGGCCGTCATCGCCGGCATGAACCCCATGGACCTGAAGCGCGGCATCGACAAGTCGGTCGTCGTCGTCGTCGAAGAGCTGAAGAAGCAGTCCAAGCCCTGTAAGACCCAGAAGGAAGTCGCCCAGGTAGGCACCATCTCCGCCAACTCTGACGACTCCATCGGCAAGATCATTGCCGAAGCCATGGAGAAGGTCGGCAACGAAGGCGTCATCACCGTGGAAGAAGGCTCCGGCCTCGCCAACGAGCTGGACGTCGTCGAAGGTATGCAGTTCGATCGCGGCTATCTCTCCCCCTACTTCGTCAACAACCAGGACAAGATGGTTGCCGAGCTGGAGAATCCCTACATCCTCCTGCACGACAAGAAAATTTCCTCCATCCGCGACATGTTGCCCATCCTGGAGCAGGTCGCCAAGTCCAGTCGTCCGCTGCTGATCGTGGCTGAGGATGTCGAAGGCGAAGCGTTGGCCACCCTGGTCGTCAACACCATGCGCGGCATCATCAAGGTCGCTGCGGTCAAGGCCCCGGGCTTTGGTGATCGTCGCAAGGCGATGCTCGAAGACATGGCCATCCTGACCGGCGGCCGCGTGGTCTCCGAAGAAATCGGCATGAAGCTGGAAAGCACCACCCTCGCCGATCTCGGCCAGGCCAAAAAGATTGTCATCGACAAGGAAAACACCACCATGATCGATGGTGCTGGTCAGCAGAGCGAGATCAAGGCGCGCGTTGAGCAGATCCGTCGTCAGATGGAAGATGCCAGCTCCGACTACGATCGCGAGAAGCTCCAGGAGCGCGTGGCCAAACTGGCCGGTGGCGTTGCCGTCATCAAGGTCGGTGCCGGTTCCGAGATGGAAATGAAGGAGAAGAAGGCTCGTGTCGAAGACGCCTTGCACGCTACCCGTGCGGCCGTCGAAGAAGGCATCGTCCCCGGCGGCGGTGTGGCGCTGGTCCGTGCCCGTCAGGCGCTGAAAGGCTTCAAGACCGACAACCACGACCAGGACATGGGTGTTGCCATCATCCGTCGCGCCATCGAAGAGCCGCTGCGTCAGATCGTCGCCAATGCCGGCGGTGAAGGCAGCGTGGTTCTGAACAAGGTTGTGGACGGTAAAGACGGCTACGGCTACAACGCCGCCACCGACGAATATGGCGACATGTTCGAGATGGGCGTCATCGACCCGACCAAGGTCACCCGCACCGCGTTGCAGAAGGCCTCCAGCATTGCTGGCCTGATGATTACCACGGAAGCCATGGTCACCGAACTGCCGAAGAAAGACGACAAGGCAGGCGGCGATATGGGTGGTGACATGGGTGGTATGGGCGGCATGGGTGGAATGGGCGGCTTCTAA
- a CDS encoding branched-chain amino acid transaminase, translating into MSMAERDGFIWFDGKMVPWREATVHGLTHSLHYGMGCFEGERAYATPQGTAIFRLPEHTNRLFNSAKILQMDTPFTQDQINDATKEVIRANHLESAYIRPLFFYGAEGMGLSAKGLKVHVLIAAWSWGSYLGQEALEKGIRVKVSSFSRHHVNIHLCKAKATGNYMNSMLAQREAASCGYDEALLLDREGYVSEGSGENVFMIRDGVLYTPTLTSALEGITRDTILRFARDAGIPIVEKQLTRDEFYIADEAFFTGTAAEVTPIREIDGRVIGEGRRGPITGMLQSRYFDTVAGRREDHPEWLHHVG; encoded by the coding sequence ATGTCCATGGCGGAACGCGACGGTTTTATCTGGTTTGACGGCAAGATGGTCCCCTGGCGGGAGGCCACCGTGCACGGTCTTACCCACAGCCTGCACTACGGCATGGGCTGTTTCGAAGGGGAACGTGCCTACGCCACGCCGCAAGGTACCGCTATTTTCCGTCTGCCGGAGCACACCAACCGTCTCTTTAACAGCGCCAAGATTTTGCAGATGGATACCCCTTTTACGCAGGACCAGATCAACGACGCCACCAAGGAAGTCATCCGCGCCAATCATCTGGAATCCGCCTATATCCGCCCCCTGTTCTTCTATGGCGCCGAAGGTATGGGCTTGTCCGCCAAGGGGCTCAAGGTCCATGTGCTCATTGCCGCCTGGAGCTGGGGCAGCTATCTGGGCCAGGAGGCACTGGAAAAGGGCATCCGCGTCAAGGTGAGTTCCTTCAGCCGTCACCACGTCAACATACATCTGTGCAAGGCCAAGGCCACCGGCAACTACATGAACTCCATGCTGGCCCAGCGTGAGGCGGCCTCCTGCGGCTACGACGAGGCCCTGTTACTAGACCGCGAGGGTTATGTGTCTGAAGGTTCCGGTGAAAATGTTTTCATGATTCGTGATGGCGTTCTTTATACGCCAACGCTGACCAGCGCCCTCGAAGGCATCACCCGCGACACCATCCTGCGTTTTGCCCGCGATGCCGGCATTCCCATCGTCGAGAAGCAATTGACCCGTGATGAATTCTACATCGCCGACGAGGCTTTCTTTACCGGTACTGCTGCCGAAGTCACCCCCATCCGCGAAATCGATGGTCGGGTCATTGGCGAAGGGCGTCGCGGCCCGATCACAGGAATGCTGCAAAGTCGCTATTTCGACACCGTTGCCGGGCGCCGCGAGGACCACCCGGAATGGTTGCACCACGTAGGCTGA
- the glnE gene encoding bifunctional [glutamate--ammonia ligase]-adenylyl-L-tyrosine phosphorylase/[glutamate--ammonia-ligase] adenylyltransferase has product MPASDLPAEILQAIRQSPMEAEAIAASLAAIWPALSGEEQAELVRLGPSFARHLVRIACVSTFARHLLQRHPGWLPHLARREGHALMPVGAVPVDTFLAGLREYRNARMVEIIWQDRQPGEHYPETVAALSALAETCLQHAYDYGVQTLRQRHGIPRNKNGLEVPFTILGMGKLGGRELNLSSDIDLIFCHGGGGETDGPGAIDNSEYFLRLGRWLIQALDQRTADGFCFRIDMRLRPFGDAGPLCISAAAMEQYYQVHGRGWERYAFIKARPVAGDVAFGQSLLDTLRPFVYRRYLDYTALAGLREVKALMDAEQAGSGNDIKKGRGGIREIEFVCQSLQIIHGGRQPALRSTNTLDTLAAIAQAELLPAEDIGLLRHAYLFLRNIEHCLQMVDDQQTQQLPKSETEWQRLACAMGFMDVAALRATLSELRLQTHTIFQRTLAPKPTPHSPAEDNANRLWQFAQTGAMEAAPGDLLQVLHFAAPETAWTSLWRFAHSRDVASRLSTEGRQRLNRLLPLILDLCSTQPDTDALLQRFLTLIEAVLGRANYLALLAENPPYLVRIARLLHSPWLAQELARFPILLDDVLSDTPVSPEHWPQTLAAQLQLAADMEERMDALRRFKNAEVLRLAAVFWTKQMPVETLLSQLSGLARLTLQTALDWAEAEMQRRHGNVRAGNGQVARFAVIAFGKLGGQEMGFASDLDLVYLYDAPLDAESDGPAPIPAPTWFARLGQRLIHILSTLTRAGLLYQIDMRLRPSGQSGPLVTTLDAFSRYQRESAWTWEHQALTRARWVAGDAELGARFADLRTEILGRPRDSGQLREDIRSMRRRIYQSKSIARDTFHLKLSPGGLTDIEFLVQFAMLGACSQQPVLCQGIGTAAGIAALTRVGTWGTEQGVALGQAWHLYREMENRRWLGLQDPVVRAAEIPDWDMLQAAAHGVRKIWQELIGSYTD; this is encoded by the coding sequence ATGCCAGCGTCCGATTTACCCGCAGAGATCCTACAGGCCATCCGCCAATCCCCCATGGAAGCGGAGGCCATCGCCGCATCACTTGCGGCGATCTGGCCCGCTCTTTCCGGGGAAGAACAGGCCGAACTCGTCCGCCTTGGTCCTTCTTTTGCCCGACATCTGGTGCGGATAGCCTGCGTCAGCACCTTTGCACGGCACCTTCTGCAGCGCCATCCGGGCTGGTTGCCGCACCTCGCGCGGCGGGAAGGACACGCCCTTATGCCCGTCGGAGCGGTCCCGGTCGATACCTTCCTCGCCGGACTGCGGGAGTACCGCAATGCGCGCATGGTGGAAATCATCTGGCAGGATCGTCAACCCGGAGAGCATTACCCGGAAACGGTAGCCGCCCTCAGCGCGCTGGCCGAAACCTGCCTGCAACACGCCTACGATTACGGCGTGCAGACGCTGCGCCAACGCCATGGCATCCCCCGCAACAAGAACGGCCTGGAAGTGCCTTTCACCATCCTCGGCATGGGCAAACTGGGCGGGCGGGAGCTCAATCTTTCCTCAGACATCGACCTCATTTTCTGCCACGGTGGAGGCGGTGAGACAGACGGCCCCGGCGCCATCGACAATAGCGAGTATTTCCTGCGCCTCGGCCGCTGGCTGATTCAGGCTCTCGACCAGCGCACCGCAGATGGCTTCTGTTTCCGCATCGACATGCGCCTGCGCCCCTTCGGCGATGCCGGCCCACTCTGCATCTCCGCCGCGGCCATGGAGCAATACTACCAGGTGCATGGACGCGGCTGGGAGCGCTACGCGTTCATCAAGGCGCGCCCCGTCGCGGGTGACGTCGCCTTTGGCCAATCCCTCCTCGACACCCTGCGCCCCTTTGTCTATCGCCGCTACCTGGACTACACCGCCCTCGCCGGCCTACGGGAAGTCAAAGCCCTCATGGATGCGGAACAGGCAGGCAGCGGCAACGACATCAAAAAAGGCCGTGGCGGCATCCGCGAAATCGAGTTTGTCTGCCAGTCACTGCAAATCATCCACGGTGGCCGCCAGCCTGCCCTGCGCAGCACCAACACCCTGGACACCCTCGCGGCTATCGCCCAAGCCGAACTCCTGCCCGCTGAGGACATCGGCCTGCTCCGCCACGCCTATCTTTTCCTGCGTAACATCGAACACTGCCTGCAAATGGTCGATGATCAGCAGACCCAGCAACTACCAAAAAGCGAAACGGAATGGCAGCGCCTGGCCTGCGCTATGGGTTTTATGGATGTGGCAGCCCTGCGTGCGACCCTGAGCGAACTCCGCCTGCAGACCCACACGATCTTCCAGCGCACACTGGCGCCGAAGCCCACACCACATTCGCCTGCAGAGGACAACGCCAACCGACTCTGGCAATTCGCCCAGACCGGTGCCATGGAAGCGGCGCCCGGCGACCTGCTCCAAGTCCTGCACTTTGCCGCCCCGGAAACCGCGTGGACGAGCCTGTGGCGCTTTGCCCACAGCCGCGATGTGGCCAGCCGTCTCTCCACGGAAGGACGGCAACGGCTCAACCGCCTGCTCCCTCTGATCCTCGACCTGTGCAGCACACAGCCAGACACCGACGCCTTGTTACAGCGCTTCCTGACCCTCATCGAGGCCGTTCTCGGGCGTGCCAACTACCTCGCGCTGCTCGCCGAGAACCCGCCCTATCTCGTCCGCATCGCGCGGTTACTGCACAGTCCCTGGCTGGCACAGGAACTGGCACGCTTCCCCATCCTGCTGGATGACGTGCTCAGCGATACGCCTGTCAGTCCTGAGCACTGGCCACAAACCCTCGCGGCACAATTACAGCTCGCAGCAGATATGGAAGAGCGCATGGATGCACTGCGCCGCTTCAAAAATGCGGAAGTTCTGCGTCTCGCCGCCGTCTTCTGGACAAAGCAGATGCCCGTGGAAACCTTGCTATCCCAACTCAGCGGGCTCGCCCGGCTTACCCTGCAAACCGCGCTGGACTGGGCCGAAGCAGAGATGCAGCGTCGCCACGGCAACGTGCGCGCCGGCAACGGCCAAGTAGCCCGCTTCGCGGTCATCGCCTTCGGGAAGCTGGGTGGCCAGGAAATGGGGTTCGCCTCCGACCTCGACCTCGTCTATCTGTACGATGCCCCCCTCGATGCCGAAAGTGATGGTCCCGCCCCGATCCCGGCCCCCACTTGGTTCGCCCGCCTCGGACAAAGGCTCATCCACATCCTCAGCACCCTCACCCGCGCCGGATTGCTCTATCAAATCGACATGCGCCTGCGCCCCAGCGGTCAATCCGGCCCTCTGGTCACCACGCTGGATGCGTTCAGCCGCTATCAGCGCGAATCGGCTTGGACCTGGGAACATCAGGCCCTCACCCGCGCCCGCTGGGTCGCAGGGGATGCCGAACTCGGCGCTCGTTTCGCGGACCTGCGCACAGAAATCCTTGGCCGGCCACGCGACTCCGGGCAACTGAGAGAAGATATCCGCAGCATGCGGCGGCGCATTTACCAGAGCAAAAGCATCGCCCGGGACACCTTTCATCTGAAACTCAGCCCGGGCGGCCTCACGGATATCGAGTTTCTCGTACAATTTGCTATGCTAGGGGCCTGTTCGCAGCAGCCCGTCCTGTGCCAGGGTATCGGGACAGCCGCTGGCATAGCCGCACTGACCCGCGTCGGCACCTGGGGCACGGAGCAGGGCGTTGCGCTCGGACAGGCTTGGCATCTGTACCGAGAGATGGAAAACCGACGCTGGCTGGGCTTACAGGATCCCGTCGTCCGTGCCGCGGAAATCCCCGACTGGGATATGCTGCAAGCCGCCGCGCACGGGGTGCGAAAGATTTGGCAGGAACTCATTGGCAGTTATACCGATTAA
- a CDS encoding protein-disulfide reductase DsbD N-terminal domain-containing protein, with protein sequence MRAGNGRRAGWAMGVRLWSGICGVLLLSWLSLGYAGTFLTPDQAFHFEARLSGRHQLQLHWDVAQGYHLYRDRIKFSVTPSNVLLGHYTLPAGVELNDPVFGKTRVLEGKNTLTVPFTVQGTAPAFIELKSSYQGCANAGVCYPEQVKTITLALTRQAVPPQRRRLSCPRRGGRLSRLR encoded by the coding sequence ATGAGAGCCGGAAACGGGAGAAGGGCCGGTTGGGCCATGGGTGTCCGGTTATGGAGCGGAATTTGCGGTGTCCTGCTGTTGTCCTGGCTGTCTCTCGGCTATGCCGGTACATTTCTGACCCCGGACCAGGCATTTCATTTTGAAGCGCGGCTGAGTGGCCGGCACCAGTTGCAACTGCACTGGGATGTGGCGCAGGGATACCACCTGTACCGCGACCGGATCAAGTTCTCCGTGACGCCGAGCAATGTGCTGCTAGGGCACTATACATTGCCCGCAGGGGTGGAGCTGAACGACCCGGTTTTCGGCAAGACACGGGTATTGGAAGGGAAAAATACCCTCACGGTACCTTTTACCGTTCAGGGAACCGCCCCTGCTTTCATTGAACTGAAATCCAGCTATCAGGGCTGTGCCAATGCGGGTGTTTGCTACCCGGAGCAGGTCAAGACGATCACGCTGGCCTTGACCCGGCAGGCCGTGCCGCCCCAGCGGCGGCGCCTGTCGTGTCCCCGCCGGGGGGGGCGGCTGTCCCGGCTGCGGTGA
- a CDS encoding zinc-finger domain-containing protein — MTSPGKCCDRNYTEIEAKDLPLCCPTPGMSRWDGHPRVFLKIEETGEVRCPYCGTLYVLKGGPLQQAAGH; from the coding sequence ATGACCAGCCCCGGCAAGTGCTGTGACCGCAACTACACAGAGATCGAAGCCAAAGACCTCCCCCTCTGCTGCCCCACACCCGGCATGAGCCGCTGGGACGGGCATCCCCGCGTTTTCCTCAAAATCGAAGAGACCGGGGAGGTCCGCTGCCCATATTGCGGAACGCTTTATGTGCTGAAGGGCGGGCCGCTGCAGCAGGCGGCCGGGCACTGA
- the dsbD gene encoding protein-disulfide reductase DsbD, with amino-acid sequence MSPPGGAAVPAAVTSPVNDAGALARALHDRFWLTLGLFFISGLGLAFTPCIFPMIPILSALIVGKEAGRGPQRSRAFGLSVAYVLGMSLTYSIAGVLAAVSGAYMQAAFQSPWVLGAFAFVFVLLALSMFDFYELQMPSGIQTRLAGMGRGGHLISTFVMGTLSALIVGPCVAAPLAGGLLFISQTGDVFLGGLSLFALSLGMGVPLLIIGTSAGHFLPRAGAWMNAVKAVFGVVLLGVAIWLLTRVLPGSVSLALWAALAVISAIYLGALDAIPAGASGWRRFWKGLGVLMLVYGLVMGVGALGGGSDPLQPLASYTAAAVPPENRAEALHFTTVKTPEALQTALAQARGRPVLVDYWASWCVECLRMDKVTFVDPQVVAALRKRRLIRVDVTQDDAASRALLKRYNLVGPPAFIAVAADGRTTAQQEGYLGPEAFMGWLHKS; translated from the coding sequence GTGTCCCCGCCGGGGGGGGCGGCTGTCCCGGCTGCGGTGACCAGCCCCGTGAATGATGCCGGGGCGCTGGCAAGGGCTTTGCATGACCGCTTCTGGCTCACCTTGGGTCTCTTTTTTATCTCCGGACTGGGGCTGGCCTTTACGCCCTGTATTTTTCCCATGATTCCTATCCTCTCCGCCCTGATCGTCGGTAAGGAGGCAGGGCGTGGCCCGCAACGGTCACGCGCCTTTGGGCTTTCCGTCGCCTATGTGCTGGGAATGTCACTGACCTACAGTATTGCCGGGGTGCTGGCGGCGGTGAGCGGCGCCTATATGCAGGCGGCCTTCCAGAGTCCCTGGGTGCTGGGGGCTTTTGCCTTTGTTTTTGTGCTGCTGGCGCTGTCCATGTTCGATTTTTACGAGCTGCAAATGCCGAGTGGCATTCAGACACGTCTGGCCGGCATGGGACGGGGTGGGCACCTGATCAGTACCTTTGTCATGGGGACGCTTTCGGCGCTGATCGTCGGGCCCTGCGTGGCCGCCCCCCTGGCCGGCGGGCTGCTCTTCATTTCCCAGACGGGAGATGTTTTTCTTGGCGGGTTGTCACTTTTCGCCTTGAGCCTGGGGATGGGCGTGCCTTTGCTGATCATCGGCACTTCCGCCGGCCATTTTCTGCCGCGGGCTGGTGCCTGGATGAATGCCGTTAAGGCGGTTTTCGGGGTAGTGTTGCTGGGCGTCGCCATCTGGTTGCTGACACGGGTTCTGCCGGGGTCCGTCAGTCTGGCCTTATGGGCAGCGCTGGCAGTCATCAGTGCCATCTATCTCGGGGCTCTGGATGCAATCCCGGCGGGTGCTTCGGGCTGGCGCCGTTTTTGGAAAGGCCTCGGAGTGCTCATGCTGGTGTACGGCCTGGTGATGGGGGTGGGGGCGCTGGGCGGCGGCAGCGATCCCCTGCAACCCCTGGCAAGCTATACTGCGGCGGCGGTGCCGCCCGAAAACCGGGCCGAGGCCCTGCATTTTACTACCGTGAAAACCCCCGAGGCCCTGCAGACCGCACTGGCACAGGCCAGGGGCAGACCGGTGCTGGTGGATTACTGGGCAAGCTGGTGCGTGGAATGTCTGCGCATGGATAAAGTCACGTTTGTCGATCCGCAGGTGGTGGCCGCCCTACGCAAGCGGCGGCTGATCCGCGTGGATGTGACCCAGGATGACGCCGCCAGCCGCGCCCTCCTGAAGCGTTACAACCTGGTGGGACCCCCGGCTTTCATCGCTGTAGCCGCAGATGGCAGGACGACGGCACAGCAGGAGGGATATCTGGGGCCGGAGGCGTTTATGGGGTGGTTGCACAAATCCTAG
- the groES gene encoding co-chaperone GroES: protein MKLRPLHDRVVIRRLEEEQKTAGGIIIPDTAKEKPVRGEIVAAGHGKILEDGKVRALDVKTGDQVLFAKYAGTEIKVEGEELLVMREDDIMAVIEK from the coding sequence ATGAAACTGCGTCCTTTACATGATCGCGTCGTCATTCGTCGCCTGGAAGAAGAGCAGAAGACTGCCGGTGGGATCATCATTCCCGACACCGCCAAAGAAAAACCGGTACGGGGCGAAATCGTCGCTGCCGGCCATGGCAAAATTCTCGAAGACGGCAAAGTGCGTGCCCTCGACGTCAAAACTGGTGATCAGGTGCTCTTCGCCAAATATGCCGGCACCGAGATCAAGGTCGAAGGTGAAGAACTGCTGGTGATGCGTGAAGACGACATCATGGCGGTCATCGAAAAGTAA